From Elephas maximus indicus isolate mEleMax1 chromosome 25, mEleMax1 primary haplotype, whole genome shotgun sequence, the proteins below share one genomic window:
- the SPINT4 gene encoding kunitz-type protease inhibitor 4 yields the protein MKPAKLRFLLGLFIFSWLIVPLMGGINKINKMTCGKLTDPCLMGMNSGSCFEIHFRYFYNKTSRRCESFYYSGCDGNLNNYKLKIECEVACVKEYKIRTIIQTLVPKSSEYNATWFSMATFCLAVVSSEQVEPS from the exons ATGAAGCCTGCTAAGCTAAGATTTCTCCTAGGGCTCTTCATCTTCTCCTGGCTGATTGTCCCATTAATGGGTGGTATTAATAAGATTAATAAGATGACGTGCGGAAAGCTCACAG ATCCCTGCCTAATGGGAATGAATTCTGGCAGCTGTTTTGAAATTCACTTTCGATATTTCTACAACAAAACCTCCAGGAGATGTGAGAGTTTTTACTACTCTGGCTGTGATGGTAACCTTAACAACTACAAGCTCAAAATAGAATGTGAGGTAGCCTGTGTTAAAGAATACAAAATACG AACTATTATCCAGACGCTGGTTCCCAAGTCTTCCGAGTATAATGCTACATGGTTCAGCATGGCCACGTTCTGCCTGGCTGTAGTTTCCTCTGAACAAGTGGAGCCCTCGTAA